From the genome of Nicotiana sylvestris chromosome 2, ASM39365v2, whole genome shotgun sequence, one region includes:
- the LOC104211176 gene encoding uncharacterized protein, with product MWRQCSRRLANSSQQRGQLSASAPVTSSPPAHPAKGGVMDKLSKYAHFLSSKHPYTTLDVAQLFMDNVFGLHGLPQSIVSDRDAIFLYRPKKWCKWLPLAGWWYNTSYHSAAKSTPYEILYGQTPPSLVPYMPFDSQLDSVDRSLHARESTLRTLKSLLAQAQQRMKVKADKGRFERTLAMGDWCTKIHPTFHISQLNRRVNSAYVSRIILAQVTDHGVVLLVPEAVRERRLVPRNGRLVAQVLVKWLNTAEEDIL from the exons atgtggaggcagtgctcTCGTCGTCTTGCGAATTCATCTCAGCAAAGGGGTCAGttatcggcttcagcgccagttacttcatcaccacccgcccatccagctaagggtggag TTATGGACAAACTGAGCAAATATGCCCATTTCCTCAGCTCGAAACATCCTTATACAACTTTGGATGTGGCCCAACTTTTTATGGATAATGTGTTTGGGTTGCATGGGTTACCTCAGTCAATCGTCTCTGATAGGGATGCTATCTTTCTCT ATAGACCAAAAAAGTGGTGCAAATGGTTGCCCTTGGCGGGATGGTGGTATAACACCTCTTATCACTCAGCTGCAAAATCAACTCCTTATGAGATCCTCTATGGACAAACACCTCCTTCCTTGGTTCCATATATGCCATTTGATTCTCAACTTGACTCGGTGGACAGAAGTTTGCATGCTAGGGAATCCACTCTCAGAACTTTAAAGTCTCTTTTGGCTCAAGCTCAACAAAGGATGAAAGTTAAAGCTGACAAGGGTAGGTTCGAGAGAACACTAGCGATGGGTGACTGGT GCACTAAAATTCACCCCACATTCCATATTTCTCAATTAAATAGGAGAGTTAATTCAGCTTACGTGTCGCGCATTATCCTTGCTCAAGTTACTGATCATGGTGTTGTACTACTAGTTCCTGAAGCAGTACGAGAAAGAAGGTTGGTTCCTCGCAATGGCAGACTTGTAGCCCAAGTACTTGTGAAATGGTTGAATACAGCTGAGGAGGATATACTCTGA